TGGGTGAGTGCTGTATGACCGtgagcatgcatgcagaggccagaggagggcactttgtcttccttttctctctgcctcattcCTTTAAGACATGGCCAGTGAGCCAGAAGCTTGCCATTTCAACCAGGCTGGTTGAACAGAGAACACCCATGATGTATCCACCTCTGCTCCCCGAACACTATAGTCACAGGCATATGAATCCATACTGCTCTTTACATGGACATGATGGACTTGAATGCAGCTCCCCACACTTACACAGCACAGCACGCTCTCTTACCTCCTGCACCATCACTCCAACCCCGCTACTTATTTTCTCAGACAGGATCTGTCACTGACTGTGGGACTCTTCAGCCAGGTTCTGACTGACAAGCAGCCCCtaggctcctcctgcctctatacCACATTCCCCTATGATCCGCACTGGGGTGACAGAGGCAGTCATAAGATCCTTGTGTGATAAGGATCTAACTTTGGGTCTTCTTGTGCAGACAGCAAGCACATGACACACATAGCTATCTCCCTGGGCCCAGAAATTCCATATATTTTACTCAAAATTGATATGTCACAAAACCCACACAAGAGACAATTTTTTGACAGTGTGTAGTGGAGAATAATCTCCTGGGCAGTGGACGAAATGGCATGACCCATGATGGTTGCAGGTTGCAGAATGAATAGACTCTGTTGAACAGGAGATAAACTCGAGccagcatttgttcaactacagCTACACTCGGAAAGTGTGAATAGTAGAAGGGGCGGTTACTGTTATCTTCTAGCCACCAAGAATGGACCTCAGAAGGtctttgtttatctatttatatgtGAAGGGATGTGGCAGAGGGAGAATGCATGTGCCATGTTGctatcagagaacaacttacaggagttgactcttcttccactatgtgggtactgagacttgaactcaggtcttcaggcttagtGAAGCTCCTTTCCTTGCTGAGCCATCGTGGTGGCCTTGAAGgtgatattttaatgtatatctGGAGACTGAGAATGGTCTAAGGATGCCAACATATGGAATATGTATACGCGAAGAGGGCATGCTGGGTGCGTGGGGAAAGAGTATTAGGGGTTGAGGGTCATGGGAACCTCTTGGAAGAGTAGCGGGAAGTGTGTATGGAGACGTAAGAGCCAGCACACATCCATCCTTATAAACGGACATGGAAAGAGTGGTTGGAGGAGAGAGAACGAAGGGTACAAAGACCCTGAGGTGGTTCACATATGCTGCATGGAGCTCCATGGAGCACAGaccagagaaacaggaaggagtCAGGTCCGCAGATGAGGTCATTTCATTCATTGCACACTTGCTGAGATGTTTACGGGAAGGCCCTGAGTGTGAGAGGATTTGTCTTTCCAGTGACTGTAGAGGACAGAACCTGCAGGCTCCAACTCTCACttcatcttctcctccctctgGTACTCCATAGGGTTCCTCCCCGGTCCTTAGCTCAGTGCCCTCAAATCCTGGGCACATGCCACCTTCCTGGGCAGCTCCTCCCTGGGCCAATCAGAGCCGCACACGTGAGCTGGAGTTCGTGTTGCTGGGCTTTGCACATGTGCCCTCCCTGCGCCCAATGCTCTCAGTGCTCTTCCTGGCCGCCTTCCTGCTCACGTTGCTAGGCAACACACTCATCGTCTTGCTCACCAGCCTGGATCCAGGCCTGTGTGCACCCATGTACTTCTTCTTGCGCCACCTGGCGCTGGTGGAGATCTGCTTCTCACTGGACGTGGCGCCCCGGCTGCTGGTGACCCTGCTGTGGCCTGGACGTGGGCTGTCCCCTACAAGCTGTGCCCTGCAGCTGCTCCTCGTGCTGTCCTGTGTCACATCCGAGTGTTTTCTCCTCACGGTCATGGCCTGGGACCGCTTCCTGGCCATTTGCAGGCCACTGCGCTATGGTGCCATCATGAGCTTGAGGCTGTGCCACCTGCTGGCCACCACTTGCTGGTTGGCAGGAATCCCCGTGGCTCTGGTCTTCACTATCTGGCTCTTTAGCTTTCCCTTCTGTGGGCCACGGGGCATCCGGCACTTCTTCTGTGACATAGCACCTCTGCTGAGCCTGGTGTGTGCAGACACCAGAGTCTTTGAGGCTAATGTGTTTGTGGCCACTGTCCTTGTCATCATGGTTCCCTTCTGTCTTATAGCTGCATCCTACGTCATGATTCTGGCTGCTGTCCTTCGGATGCCATCAGCCTCTGGGCGCCACAAAGCCCTGTCCACCTGTGCCTCCCACCTCATCGTGGTGATTCTGTTTTACGGCACAACGGGGGTCATCCACTTGCGCCCCAAGGCCAGCTACTCTCCTGAGAGCAAGCAAGTGGTGTCCCTGTCATACACCTTGGTGACCCCCATGCTTAATCCTCTCATCTACAGCCTGCGGAACAAGGAGGTCAAAGCTGCCTTCGGCCGTGTGTGCTGTGGACGCCAAGGGTCTAGATTCTAGACTCCATGAATTCTCTCTCCTACCACCTTTCAGATTCAAATAATTGTTGAGGGCCACTTTCTCAGGGTGGCTTAACACCCTGACGCTCCTCTGGGGGACCCATGGCTGCTTCCATCTTCCtacccaagagaaggcacaacaCCAAACTTTTGATCTCTGATCttggttattttaaataaaagtggaCAAATGAATCCACTTTAAGCCAACTAGAGTACATTAGCTAGCTCTTCTGAAAGAATGTTGTGtaacaaatcatttaaaatttagtGTCTTAAAGCCTGTAACTTATGCCGGGTGGTAGTagtacagcacttgggagacagaggcaggcagagctctgagttcgaggccagcatggtgtaCAAAGCAAGTGCTAGGACAGGctccagtgctacacagagaaaccatgtttcagAAACAAAAGGCCTGTAACGTATTCTCATTCACTTTCAATCAACTGGATGTAAGGTAATCTAGGCTGGACCTACCTTTGTGGTATTTTGACACGGGCTAATTTTGCTCATGCAAATGGTTGTTGATCAATGTTAGGATGGCCTAAATGAAGGAGATTTGATCCATATACTTCTCTTGAGACCAAAGGGCTGATTAAGGCCTGGCTTTTCATCAAAGTAGCTGAAGTGCAAGAGGGGAGACCCAACTGCATGAGTCATTATCAAGACTTTGGTCACATGACATGCTATTGTTTGGATTAGACAACTGATACCCTCAACCTTTATGTGGAGGAGGCTGGAGTCACATGAAACTTGACCTTCACGGAGAGATGACTGAAGAACTGGAGACATTAATAAATCTACATCAGATAGTCAGATTGGGATTtctctcagatttttttctttatccattatcttaatgagggtttctattgctgtggtaaaacaccatggccaaaagcaactttgggaggaaatattaatttcatttcaaaactcgtaggtcacagtccatcactgaaggaagtcagggcaggaactaaagAAATGAACCTGAAGGTATGAGCTAAAGCAAAGGCTGTGGTGAGGGGCTGCTTACGAGGACAACCCCATGGCTGGCTCAGCTGCTTTCTAGCATAACCCAGGAAACAAGCCCAAGGGGGCACCACCAACTATGGACAAGGTTCTCCCATATAAATCACCAACCAAGAAGGTATTTTCTAGACTTCCCTATAGGAcaatctcatggagacatttcccCAGTTGAGAGTCCAtttttccaaatgactctagattgtgtcaagggGATATAAAACTAATGAGCACATCTATAGGATTGCAGAAGACGTAGGTGCTACGATTTGGGTTTTAACAGAGGAGGCTCAGCAATATAGCACACTCACCGCTCTTCTACAGGACTAGAGTTCCCTTCC
This genomic window from Chionomys nivalis chromosome 2, mChiNiv1.1, whole genome shotgun sequence contains:
- the LOC130868489 gene encoding olfactory receptor 10A7-like translates to MPPSWAAPPWANQSRTRELEFVLLGFAHVPSLRPMLSVLFLAAFLLTLLGNTLIVLLTSLDPGLCAPMYFFLRHLALVEICFSLDVAPRLLVTLLWPGRGLSPTSCALQLLLVLSCVTSECFLLTVMAWDRFLAICRPLRYGAIMSLRLCHLLATTCWLAGIPVALVFTIWLFSFPFCGPRGIRHFFCDIAPLLSLVCADTRVFEANVFVATVLVIMVPFCLIAASYVMILAAVLRMPSASGRHKALSTCASHLIVVILFYGTTGVIHLRPKASYSPESKQVVSLSYTLVTPMLNPLIYSLRNKEVKAAFGRVCCGRQGSRF